From the genome of Paracoccus seriniphilus, one region includes:
- a CDS encoding cold-shock protein has product MKLVSGQVKWFDPAKGYGFILNSEGGPDILLHANVLRNFGRSSVADQSHVKVWAQPTARGLQASEVIEITPPETDGTAPIADIDTAIIEQLEALPLRPARVKWFDKAKGFGFANIFGYPDDVFIHVEVLRYSGFADLAIGEAVGIRVVEGPRGLMAAQITSWDRGDEGTALVLPRYDDMDELRQDKILAHVAE; this is encoded by the coding sequence ATGAAGCTGGTGTCCGGGCAGGTCAAATGGTTTGACCCCGCGAAAGGCTATGGCTTCATCCTGAACAGCGAAGGTGGCCCCGATATCCTGCTGCACGCCAATGTGTTGAGGAATTTCGGAAGAAGCTCGGTCGCGGATCAATCTCATGTGAAGGTATGGGCCCAGCCTACCGCGCGGGGATTGCAGGCCAGTGAAGTCATTGAAATCACCCCTCCAGAGACGGATGGCACGGCGCCGATCGCCGATATCGACACGGCGATTATCGAACAGCTTGAAGCTCTGCCCCTGCGACCTGCGCGTGTCAAATGGTTCGACAAGGCCAAGGGCTTTGGTTTCGCCAATATCTTCGGCTATCCCGATGATGTCTTCATCCACGTCGAGGTCTTGCGTTACTCGGGCTTTGCCGATCTGGCCATTGGCGAGGCCGTGGGCATCCGTGTCGTAGAAGGCCCGCGTGGACTGATGGCGGCGCAGATCACCAGTTGGGACCGCGGCGACGAAGGTACAGCCCTTGTCCTGCCGCGCTATGATGACATGGATGAATTGCGCCAAGACAAGATTCTGGCTCATGTCGCCGAGTAA